The proteins below are encoded in one region of Pseudomonas putida NBRC 14164:
- a CDS encoding septal ring lytic transglycosylase RlpA family protein yields MLKRSLGTLALFSLLAGCASHDIDPRGYDQTGTASYYGSRHHGKRTASGEPFNQHGLTAAHRSLPFGTRVLVTNTANQRSVVVRINDRGPHTRGRLIDLSRAAAEKIGMLRSGTARVRVQGLSD; encoded by the coding sequence TTGCTGAAAAGATCCCTGGGTACTCTCGCCCTCTTCTCCCTGCTGGCCGGCTGCGCCAGCCACGACATCGACCCGCGCGGTTACGACCAGACGGGCACCGCTTCCTATTACGGCTCGCGCCACCACGGTAAACGCACCGCCAGCGGCGAACCGTTCAACCAGCACGGCCTTACCGCCGCCCATCGCAGCCTGCCGTTCGGCACTCGCGTACTGGTCACCAACACGGCCAACCAGCGCAGTGTGGTGGTGCGCATCAACGACCGTGGCCCGCACACACGCGGCCGCCTGATCGACCTGTCTCGCGCCGCAGCAGAAAAAATCGGCATGCTCCGTAGCGGAACAGCGCGCGTGCGAGTACAAGGGCTTAGCGACTGA
- the rng gene encoding ribonuclease G: MSEEILINITPMESRVAVVENGVLQEVHVERTQRRGIVGNIYKGKVVRVLPGMQAAFVDIGLERAAFIHASEISQREGSAVETITALVHEGQSLVVQVTKDPIGTKGARLTTQLSIPSRYLVYMPRSSHVGISLKIEDEAERDRLKQVVSNCMESENIKDAGGFILRTAAEGARAEEILQDIRYLRRLWEQIGAQIKTCGAPMVIYEDLGLALRTLRDLVNPKIEKIRIDSRETFQKTTQFVGELMPEIADRLEHYPGERPIFDLYGVEDEIQRALERKVPLKSGGYLVVDPAEAMTTIDVNTGAFVGHRNLEETIFKTNLEAATAIARQLRLRNIGGIIIIDFIDMEDEEHQRQVLRTLEKQLERDHAKTNIIGITELGLVQMTRKRTRESLEQVLCEPCLACQGRGKLKTPETICYEIFREILREARAYQAEGYRVLANQKVVDRLLDEESGNVAELEAFIGRTIRFQVESMYSQEQYDVVLL, translated from the coding sequence ATGAGTGAAGAGATCCTGATCAACATCACCCCGATGGAGTCACGCGTGGCGGTGGTGGAAAACGGGGTACTGCAGGAAGTGCACGTCGAGCGCACCCAGCGCCGTGGCATCGTCGGCAATATCTACAAGGGCAAGGTGGTGCGTGTGCTGCCAGGCATGCAGGCGGCCTTCGTCGACATCGGCCTGGAGCGCGCCGCGTTCATCCATGCGTCGGAAATTTCCCAGCGTGAAGGCTCGGCGGTCGAGACCATCACGGCGCTGGTGCACGAAGGCCAGTCCCTTGTGGTGCAGGTGACCAAGGACCCGATTGGCACCAAGGGCGCACGCCTGACCACCCAGCTGTCGATCCCTTCGCGCTACCTGGTGTACATGCCGCGCAGCAGCCATGTCGGCATTTCGCTGAAGATCGAAGACGAAGCCGAGCGAGACCGCCTCAAGCAGGTGGTCAGCAACTGCATGGAAAGCGAAAACATCAAGGATGCCGGTGGTTTCATCCTGCGCACCGCCGCCGAAGGCGCTCGTGCCGAAGAGATCTTGCAGGACATCCGCTACCTGCGCCGCCTGTGGGAGCAGATTGGCGCCCAGATCAAGACCTGCGGCGCGCCGATGGTCATCTACGAGGACCTGGGCCTGGCCCTGCGTACCCTGCGTGACCTGGTCAACCCGAAGATCGAGAAGATCCGCATCGACTCGCGTGAAACCTTCCAGAAGACCACGCAGTTCGTCGGTGAACTGATGCCGGAAATCGCTGACCGCCTCGAACACTACCCAGGCGAACGGCCAATCTTTGACCTGTACGGTGTCGAAGACGAAATCCAGCGCGCTCTCGAGCGCAAGGTGCCGCTCAAGTCCGGTGGCTACCTGGTGGTCGACCCGGCCGAAGCGATGACCACCATTGATGTGAACACCGGTGCATTCGTCGGCCATCGCAACCTTGAAGAGACCATCTTCAAGACCAACCTGGAGGCTGCCACCGCCATCGCCCGGCAACTGCGCCTGCGCAATATCGGCGGCATCATCATCATCGACTTCATCGACATGGAAGATGAAGAGCACCAGCGCCAGGTGCTGCGCACACTGGAAAAACAGCTGGAACGGGATCACGCCAAGACCAACATCATCGGCATCACCGAGCTGGGCCTGGTGCAGATGACCCGCAAGCGCACCCGTGAAAGCCTGGAGCAGGTGCTGTGCGAGCCGTGCCTGGCCTGTCAGGGCCGCGGCAAGCTGAAAACCCCCGAGACCATCTGCTACGAAATCTTCCGCGAGATCCTGCGCGAGGCACGTGCCTATCAGGCCGAGGGCTACCGTGTGCTGGCCAACCAGAAGGTGGTCGACCGCCTGCTGGATGAAGAATCGGGCAACGTGGCAGAGCTGGAGGCCTTTATCGGTCGAACCATTCGCTTCCAGGTCGAGTCGATGTATTCGCAGGAACAATACGACGTGGTGCTGCTCTGA
- the gatC gene encoding Asp-tRNA(Asn)/Glu-tRNA(Gln) amidotransferase subunit GatC, whose translation MALERCDVEKIAHLARLGLNDGELPRITDALNSILGLVDQMQAVDTTGIEPLAHPLEASQRLRPDQVTESNQRDAYQAIAPSTESGLYLVPKVIE comes from the coding sequence ATGGCGCTTGAACGCTGCGACGTGGAAAAGATCGCCCATCTGGCCCGTCTGGGGCTGAATGATGGCGAACTGCCACGCATTACCGATGCCCTGAACAGCATCCTCGGGCTGGTCGACCAGATGCAAGCGGTCGATACCACTGGCATCGAGCCCCTGGCCCACCCGCTGGAGGCCAGCCAGCGCCTGCGCCCCGACCAGGTCACCGAAAGCAACCAGCGCGACGCCTACCAGGCTATCGCGCCGTCGACCGAAAGCGGTCTGTACCTGGTTCCCAAAGTCATCGAGTAA
- the gatB gene encoding Asp-tRNA(Asn)/Glu-tRNA(Gln) amidotransferase subunit GatB, with amino-acid sequence MQWEVVIGLEIHTQLATQSKIFSGSATTFGSEPNTQASLVDLGMPGVLPVLNQEAVRMACMFGLAIDAEIGKRNVFARKNYFYPDLPKGYQISQMDLPIVGKGHLDIALEDGTIKRIGVTRAHLEEDAGKSLHEDFSGSTGIDLNRAGTPLLEIVSEPDMRSAKEAVAYVKAIHALVRYLGICDGNMAEGSLRCDCNVSIRPKGQVEFGTRCEIKNVNSFRFIERAINSEIQRQIDLIEDGGKVVQETRLYDPNKDETRSMRSKEEANDYRYFPDPDLLPVVIEDSFLETIRAGLPELPPQKVERFQSQYGLSAYDANVLASSREQADYFEEVVKIGGDAKLAANWVMVELGSLLNKLGIEIDQAPVSAAHLGGMLLRIRDNTISGKIAKTVFEAMAAGEGDADSIIESKGLKQVTDTGAIDKMLDEMLAANAEQVEQYRAADEAKRGKMFGFFVGQAMKASKGKANPGQVNQLLKAKLEG; translated from the coding sequence ATGCAATGGGAAGTTGTGATCGGGCTGGAAATCCACACCCAGCTCGCCACCCAGTCGAAGATCTTCTCCGGCAGCGCCACCACCTTCGGTTCCGAGCCGAACACCCAGGCCAGCCTGGTTGACCTGGGGATGCCCGGCGTACTGCCGGTGCTGAACCAGGAAGCCGTGCGCATGGCATGCATGTTCGGCCTGGCCATCGATGCCGAAATCGGCAAGCGCAACGTGTTCGCGCGCAAGAACTACTTCTACCCGGACCTGCCCAAGGGCTACCAGATCAGCCAGATGGACCTGCCGATCGTCGGCAAGGGCCACCTGGATATCGCCCTGGAAGACGGCACCATCAAGCGCATCGGGGTAACCCGCGCGCACCTGGAAGAAGACGCAGGCAAAAGCCTGCACGAAGACTTCAGCGGCTCCACCGGCATCGACCTCAACCGTGCCGGTACCCCGCTGCTGGAAATCGTCTCCGAGCCTGACATGCGCAGTGCCAAGGAAGCCGTGGCTTACGTCAAGGCGATCCACGCGCTGGTGCGCTACCTGGGCATCTGCGACGGCAACATGGCCGAAGGCTCGCTACGCTGCGACTGCAACGTGTCGATTCGCCCGAAAGGCCAGGTCGAGTTCGGCACCCGCTGCGAGATCAAGAACGTCAACTCGTTCCGCTTCATCGAGCGCGCGATCAACAGCGAAATCCAGCGCCAGATCGACCTGATCGAAGACGGCGGCAAGGTCGTGCAGGAAACCCGCCTGTACGACCCGAACAAAGACGAAACCCGCTCCATGCGCAGCAAGGAAGAAGCCAACGACTACCGTTACTTCCCCGACCCGGACCTGCTGCCGGTGGTGATCGAGGACAGCTTCCTCGAAACCATCCGCGCCGGCCTGCCGGAGCTGCCGCCGCAGAAGGTCGAACGCTTCCAGAGCCAGTACGGCCTGTCGGCCTACGACGCCAACGTGTTGGCATCCAGCCGCGAACAGGCGGACTACTTCGAGGAAGTGGTGAAAATCGGTGGCGACGCCAAGCTGGCGGCCAACTGGGTCATGGTCGAGCTGGGCAGCCTGCTTAACAAGCTGGGCATCGAGATCGACCAGGCACCGGTCAGCGCCGCGCACCTGGGTGGCATGCTGCTGCGCATCCGCGACAACACCATCAGCGGCAAGATCGCCAAGACCGTGTTCGAGGCCATGGCCGCCGGCGAAGGCGATGCCGACAGCATCATCGAAAGCAAAGGCCTGAAGCAGGTTACCGACACCGGTGCGATCGACAAGATGCTCGACGAAATGCTGGCGGCCAACGCCGAGCAGGTCGAACAGTACCGCGCCGCCGACGAGGCCAAGCGTGGCAAGATGTTCGGCTTCTTTGTCGGCCAGGCGATGAAAGCTTCCAAAGGCAAGGCCAACCCGGGGCAGGTGAACCAATTGCTCAAGGCCAAGCTCGAAGGCTGA
- the mreC gene encoding rod shape-determining protein MreC, with protein MGVRLLVLVVMSVALMVVDARFDVLKPVRSQMGMVLMESYWITDLPQRAWQGVAGQFGSRTELIAENEKLKTEALLLQGRLQKLAALTEQNVRLRELLNSSALVNEKVEVAELIGVDPNPFTHRILINKGERDGVFLGQPVLDARGLMGQVVELMPYTSRVLLLTDTTHSIPVQVNRNGLRAIASGTGNPERLELRHVADTADVKEGDLLVSSGMGQRFPAGYPVATVNEVIHDSGQPFAIVRAIPTAALNRSRYMLLVFSDRRTPEQRATDAAIAQEEADRKGTSVPGQPAGTGEQGTPASTTPVTPATPAAPTAPAAQPAAPAANPATPAAAPAAPAHTRRQ; from the coding sequence CTGGGCGTTCGCCTGCTCGTTCTGGTGGTGATGTCGGTCGCGTTGATGGTTGTCGACGCGCGCTTTGACGTGCTCAAGCCCGTGCGCAGCCAGATGGGCATGGTGCTGATGGAGTCGTACTGGATCACCGACCTGCCGCAACGTGCGTGGCAAGGCGTGGCCGGCCAGTTCGGCAGCCGCACTGAACTGATCGCCGAAAACGAAAAGCTCAAGACCGAAGCCCTGCTGCTGCAGGGGCGTCTGCAGAAACTGGCAGCCCTGACCGAGCAGAACGTGCGTCTGCGCGAGTTGCTGAACTCTTCGGCGCTGGTCAACGAAAAGGTCGAAGTGGCCGAGCTGATCGGTGTCGACCCCAACCCGTTCACCCACCGCATCCTGATCAACAAGGGCGAGCGTGATGGTGTGTTCCTTGGTCAGCCGGTGCTCGATGCGCGCGGTCTGATGGGCCAGGTGGTCGAGCTGATGCCCTACACCTCACGGGTACTGTTGCTGACCGATACCACCCATAGCATTCCGGTGCAGGTCAACCGCAACGGCCTGCGCGCCATTGCCAGTGGCACCGGCAACCCGGAGCGCCTTGAACTGCGTCACGTGGCCGATACCGCCGACGTCAAGGAAGGCGACCTGCTGGTCAGCTCCGGCATGGGCCAGCGCTTCCCGGCTGGCTACCCGGTGGCGACGGTCAACGAGGTGATCCACGATTCCGGGCAGCCGTTCGCCATCGTACGCGCCATTCCCACCGCCGCGCTCAATCGCAGCCGTTACATGCTGCTGGTGTTCAGCGACCGGCGTACCCCGGAGCAGCGCGCCACTGATGCGGCCATCGCCCAGGAAGAGGCTGACCGCAAGGGCACCTCGGTCCCCGGTCAACCGGCGGGTACGGGCGAGCAGGGCACACCTGCCAGCACCACGCCTGTAACCCCAGCCACACCCGCAGCGCCGACAGCCCCGGCCGCACAGCCTGCAGCCCCGGCGGCTAACCCTGCCACGCCTGCCGCAGCGCCTGCCGCACCCGCTCACACCCGGAGACAATGA
- the mreB gene encoding rod shape-determining protein MreB: protein MFKKLRGMFSSDLSIDLGTANTLIYVRERGIVLNEPSVVAIRTHGNQKSVVAVGTEAKRMLGRTPGNIAAIRPMKDGVIADFSVCEKMLQYFINKVHENSFLQPSPRVLICVPCKSTQVERRAIRESALGAGAREVFLIEEPMAAAIGAGLPVEEARGSMVVDIGGGTTEIALISLNGVVYAESVRVGGDRFDEAIVTYVRRNYGSLIGESTAERIKQEIGTAYPGGEVREVDVRGRNLAEGVPRAFTLNSNEVLEALQESLATIVQAVKSALEQSPPELASDIAERGLVLTGGGALLRDLDKLLAQETGLPVIVAEDPLTCVARGGGRALEMMDKHAMDLLSSE, encoded by the coding sequence ATGTTCAAGAAACTGCGTGGCATGTTTTCCAGCGATCTCTCCATCGACCTGGGTACTGCCAACACCCTTATTTACGTGCGTGAGCGCGGTATCGTCCTGAATGAGCCCTCGGTTGTTGCCATCCGTACCCATGGCAATCAGAAAAGCGTCGTCGCCGTCGGTACCGAAGCCAAACGCATGCTGGGCCGTACGCCTGGCAACATTGCTGCCATTCGTCCGATGAAGGACGGCGTTATCGCCGACTTCAGCGTTTGCGAAAAAATGTTGCAATATTTTATCAACAAGGTTCACGAGAACAGCTTCCTGCAGCCAAGCCCGCGCGTGCTGATCTGCGTGCCGTGCAAGTCGACCCAGGTAGAGCGCCGCGCCATTCGCGAGTCGGCCCTGGGTGCCGGTGCCCGTGAAGTGTTCCTGATCGAAGAGCCAATGGCAGCTGCCATCGGTGCTGGCTTGCCGGTTGAAGAGGCTCGCGGTTCGATGGTCGTCGATATCGGTGGTGGTACCACTGAAATCGCACTGATTTCCCTGAACGGCGTGGTCTATGCCGAATCCGTACGTGTTGGCGGCGACCGCTTCGATGAAGCCATCGTCACCTACGTGCGCCGCAACTACGGCAGCCTGATCGGCGAGTCCACCGCCGAGCGCATCAAGCAGGAAATCGGTACCGCTTACCCGGGCGGCGAAGTGCGCGAAGTCGATGTGCGTGGCCGCAACCTGGCCGAAGGCGTACCGCGTGCCTTCACCCTGAACTCCAACGAAGTGCTCGAAGCGCTGCAGGAATCGCTGGCGACCATCGTCCAGGCCGTGAAGAGCGCCCTGGAGCAATCGCCGCCCGAGCTGGCTTCGGACATCGCCGAGCGTGGCCTGGTGCTGACCGGTGGTGGCGCGCTGCTGCGTGACCTCGACAAGCTGCTGGCCCAGGAAACCGGCCTGCCGGTGATCGTCGCCGAGGACCCGCTGACCTGTGTCGCCCGTGGCGGCGGTCGCGCCCTGGAGATGATGGACAAGCACGCGATGGACCTGCTCTCCAGCGAGTGA
- a CDS encoding Maf family protein produces the protein MNPLYLASGSPRRRELLTQIGVPFTVVSAPIDESPLPDESAPAYVERLARAKAAAGLARVEGPAVVLGADTAVVLDGRILGKPENREDAMAMLADLSGREHQVLTAVALSDGLHTQSLCVTSKVRFRAISADEAQRYWASGEPVDKAGGYAIQGLGAVFVTGLSGSYSAVVGLPLSETAELLGTFGIACWQSPVHTPEVTNPQ, from the coding sequence ATGAACCCGTTATACCTGGCCTCTGGCTCGCCCCGCCGTCGTGAACTGCTGACCCAGATCGGTGTGCCTTTCACCGTTGTCAGTGCACCCATCGATGAGTCCCCGCTGCCTGACGAAAGCGCCCCGGCCTACGTTGAGCGCCTGGCTCGGGCCAAGGCTGCGGCTGGTCTGGCCCGTGTCGAGGGCCCGGCTGTGGTGCTGGGGGCGGACACTGCCGTGGTGCTCGATGGTCGTATTCTGGGCAAACCGGAAAACCGCGAAGATGCCATGGCCATGCTGGCTGACCTGTCGGGCCGCGAGCACCAGGTATTGACTGCGGTTGCCCTCAGCGACGGGCTGCATACGCAAAGCCTGTGCGTCACCAGCAAGGTGCGCTTCCGGGCGATCAGCGCCGATGAAGCACAACGCTACTGGGCCAGCGGCGAGCCTGTGGACAAGGCCGGTGGCTACGCCATCCAGGGCCTGGGCGCAGTGTTCGTCACCGGTCTGTCCGGCAGTTATTCGGCCGTGGTAGGCCTGCCCCTCAGTGAGACGGCCGAGTTGCTTGGCACGTTTGGTATCGCCTGTTGGCAATCGCCCGTGCATACGCCAGAGGTAACAAACCCGCAGTAG
- the mreD gene encoding rod shape-determining protein MreD, which translates to MAASRRNNGWVIWLTFAIGLLLSVSPMPQFMEVFRPMWLALLVSFWTLAVPGKVGMTTAFVLGLAEDVLYGTLLGQNALILTLITFLVLSLQQRLRMFPMWQQSLVILVIFGIAQLIQLWLSALTGNRLPTLALVWSAVISALLWPWISFALRDLRRRLHIN; encoded by the coding sequence ATGGCTGCTTCGCGCCGCAACAACGGCTGGGTCATCTGGCTGACTTTCGCCATCGGCCTGCTGCTCAGCGTCTCGCCCATGCCGCAGTTCATGGAAGTGTTCCGGCCCATGTGGCTGGCTTTGCTGGTGTCGTTCTGGACCCTGGCGGTGCCGGGCAAGGTCGGCATGACCACGGCGTTCGTGCTGGGTCTGGCCGAGGACGTGTTGTACGGCACCCTTCTGGGCCAGAACGCGTTGATCCTCACCCTCATTACCTTCCTGGTGTTATCCCTGCAGCAGCGCTTGCGCATGTTCCCCATGTGGCAGCAGAGCCTGGTGATCCTGGTCATTTTCGGCATCGCCCAGCTCATCCAGCTATGGCTCAGCGCCCTGACCGGCAACCGGCTGCCTACCCTGGCGCTGGTCTGGTCGGCGGTCATCAGTGCCTTGCTCTGGCCATGGATCAGTTTCGCCCTGCGCGACCTGCGCCGACGCTTGCATATCAACTGA
- the gatA gene encoding Asp-tRNA(Asn)/Glu-tRNA(Gln) amidotransferase subunit GatA: MHQLTLAEIARGLADKSFSSEELTGALLARIKQLDPQINSFISVTEDLALGQARAADARRAAGETGALLGAPIAHKDLFCTNGVRTSCGSKMLDNFKAPYDATVVAKLAEAGMVTLGKTNMDEFAMGSANESSHYGAVKNPWNLEHVPGGSSGGSAAAVAARLLPATTGTDTGGSIRQPAALTNLTGLKPTYGRVSRWGMIAYASSLDQGGPLARTAEDCALLLQGMAGFDAKDSTSIEEPVPDYSANLNGSLQGLRIGLPKEYFGAGLDPRIADLVQASVKELEKLGAVVKEISLPNMQHAIPAYYVIAPAEASSNLSRFDGVRFGYRCEDPKDLTDLYKRSRGEGFGVEVQRRIMVGTYALSAGYYDAYYVKAQQIRRLIKNDFMAAFNDVDLILGPTTPNPAWKLGAKSSDPVAAYLEDVYTITANLAGLPGLSMPAGFVDGLPVGVQLLAPYFQEGRLLNVAHRYQQVTDWHTRAPNGF; the protein is encoded by the coding sequence ATGCATCAATTGACCCTGGCCGAGATCGCCCGCGGACTCGCCGACAAGTCGTTTTCCTCCGAAGAGCTGACCGGCGCCCTGTTGGCGCGCATCAAGCAACTCGACCCGCAAATCAACAGCTTCATCAGCGTCACCGAAGACCTGGCCCTGGGCCAGGCGCGTGCCGCCGACGCCCGTCGCGCCGCAGGCGAAACCGGCGCGCTGCTGGGTGCCCCCATCGCCCACAAGGACCTGTTCTGCACCAACGGCGTACGCACCAGTTGCGGCTCGAAGATGCTCGACAACTTCAAGGCGCCGTACGACGCCACCGTGGTCGCCAAGCTGGCTGAAGCCGGCATGGTCACCCTGGGCAAGACCAACATGGACGAGTTCGCCATGGGTTCGGCCAACGAATCCAGCCACTACGGCGCGGTGAAGAACCCGTGGAACCTCGAACACGTCCCAGGCGGTTCGTCGGGCGGTTCGGCCGCTGCCGTGGCCGCGCGCCTGCTGCCGGCCACCACTGGCACCGACACCGGCGGTTCGATCCGCCAGCCGGCGGCACTGACCAACCTCACCGGCCTCAAACCGACGTACGGTCGTGTTTCGCGCTGGGGCATGATCGCCTACGCCTCCAGCCTCGACCAGGGCGGCCCGCTGGCCCGCACTGCCGAGGACTGCGCCCTGCTGCTGCAAGGCATGGCCGGTTTCGACGCCAAGGATTCCACCAGCATCGAAGAGCCGGTGCCGGACTACAGCGCCAACCTCAATGGTTCGCTGCAGGGCCTGCGGATCGGCCTGCCGAAAGAGTACTTCGGTGCAGGCCTCGACCCGCGTATCGCCGACCTGGTTCAGGCCAGTGTCAAAGAGCTGGAAAAGCTCGGCGCAGTGGTCAAGGAAATCAGCCTGCCGAACATGCAGCACGCCATCCCGGCCTACTACGTGATCGCCCCGGCTGAAGCCTCTTCCAACCTGTCGCGCTTCGACGGCGTGCGCTTCGGCTACCGCTGCGAGGACCCGAAAGACCTCACCGACCTGTACAAGCGTTCCCGTGGCGAAGGCTTCGGCGTTGAAGTGCAGCGCCGGATCATGGTCGGCACCTACGCCCTGTCGGCCGGCTACTACGACGCGTACTACGTGAAGGCGCAGCAGATCCGCCGCCTGATCAAGAACGACTTCATGGCCGCCTTCAACGATGTCGACCTGATCCTCGGCCCTACCACGCCGAACCCGGCCTGGAAGCTTGGCGCCAAGAGCAGCGACCCGGTCGCCGCCTACCTGGAAGACGTCTACACCATCACCGCCAACCTGGCGGGCCTGCCGGGCCTGTCGATGCCGGCCGGCTTCGTCGACGGCCTGCCGGTCGGTGTGCAGCTGCTGGCACCGTACTTCCAGGAAGGCCGCCTGCTCAACGTCGCGCACCGCTACCAGCAAGTGACCGACTGGCACACCCGTGCCCCCAACGGCTTCTGA
- a CDS encoding calcium/sodium antiporter, whose amino-acid sequence MGVALLLLVGGAELLVRAALRLAQRLHVRPLIIGLSLVAFGSTAPQLTVSLQAAYQGAPDVAVGSVIGSNIFNVLVILGLAALIIPLRVSRQLVRLDIPLMIVASGLVYALCANGYLGRVEGGLLLLGLVGYLVMLWHQSRHYARTYPAPDTAKSSARRFWSGTLLLVLAGLALLSLAGHLLLEAAVEVATDLGLSERIIGLTVVAICTSLPELAAALIAALRGEREIAVGTVIGSNLFNLLAVLGLTALITPEPLSISPNALAFDLPVMLGVAVLSLPVFYSGYRITRAEGLVFLCLYLAYGLHVAAFTMGMPLAGRLERLMLFYVLPVLAVVLLYTTVRAWRRQH is encoded by the coding sequence TTGGGCGTTGCCCTGCTGCTGCTGGTCGGCGGCGCCGAATTGCTGGTGCGCGCAGCGCTGCGCCTGGCACAACGCCTTCATGTTCGCCCGTTGATCATCGGCCTGAGCCTGGTGGCTTTCGGCAGTACCGCGCCACAACTCACCGTCAGCCTGCAGGCCGCCTACCAGGGCGCGCCGGATGTGGCGGTCGGCAGCGTGATCGGCAGCAACATATTCAACGTACTGGTCATTCTCGGCCTGGCCGCGCTGATCATCCCCTTGCGCGTATCGCGCCAGCTGGTGCGCCTGGACATTCCGCTGATGATCGTCGCCAGCGGCCTGGTCTATGCCCTGTGCGCCAACGGTTACCTGGGCCGGGTTGAAGGGGGGCTGCTGCTGCTTGGCCTGGTCGGCTACCTGGTAATGCTCTGGCACCAGTCGCGCCACTACGCACGCACCTACCCCGCGCCGGACACGGCCAAATCCAGCGCCAGGCGCTTCTGGTCAGGCACGCTGCTGCTGGTGTTGGCCGGCCTTGCCCTGCTGAGCCTGGCGGGGCACCTGCTGCTGGAGGCCGCCGTGGAGGTTGCCACCGACCTGGGGCTGTCCGAGCGCATCATCGGCCTGACCGTCGTCGCCATCTGCACATCCCTGCCAGAGCTCGCCGCCGCATTGATCGCTGCCCTGCGCGGTGAACGGGAAATTGCCGTGGGCACGGTCATTGGCAGCAACCTGTTCAACCTGCTGGCCGTGCTGGGCCTGACCGCGCTGATCACCCCTGAGCCGCTGTCGATCTCGCCCAACGCCCTGGCGTTCGACCTGCCAGTAATGCTCGGGGTTGCCGTGCTGAGCCTGCCGGTGTTCTATTCCGGTTACCGGATCACCCGCGCCGAAGGCCTGGTGTTCCTCTGCCTGTACCTGGCGTACGGGCTGCACGTGGCGGCATTCACAATGGGCATGCCGCTGGCCGGGCGCCTGGAGCGGTTGATGCTGTTCTATGTGCTGCCTGTGCTCGCCGTGGTGCTGCTGTATACCACCGTGCGCGCCTGGCGCCGGCAGCATTGA